The following coding sequences are from one Epinephelus moara isolate mb chromosome 7, YSFRI_EMoa_1.0, whole genome shotgun sequence window:
- the akap17a gene encoding A-kinase anchor protein 17A, which produces MSATMTTIVHDTTEAVCLSAEYNLYLKPIAKMTISVALPQLKLPGKSISNWEVMERVKAMVAPEQFSALRISKSTMDFIRFEGEVENKTVVKSLLGRLDGKSIKLSGFTDVLKVRAVENKVDFPTRHDWDSFFRDAKDMNETLPGERPDTIHLEGLPCRWFSQKDSPYPDRPSEEVLIAVFQIFGKVRNVDIPMLDPYREEMLDKNFNTFSFGGHLNFEAYVQYQEYCGFTKAMDTLRSMKLMLKGEDGKAVACNIKVAFDTSKHLSEFALKRRSMERLKLQELERQREEQKRREKEEEERRKEEERKQKEQEEEEKERRKEERLRKREQKLREREERRNLKRVRRQQEEEQKKLQMKIAMEERRLLLAQRNLESIRLIAELLARAKALKQQQQEKERAEREERERQEQARQKEELARLQQLEACRRKQEEELRRVEVEKERALELQRREKELRERLLCNLLKKSSGKTTRPPGTQDQAGPETSDGASDPGGNVVMLGVLGRVYGMKAAESKEKQVSKSSMHSQVLGKNRATEERRGGEDRKKDREGRREEVVRSGHSREQAGGRSHRERSSHSRGRRRRSHSYSRRRRSSSHRRRSSSRHRRSLSRRGSRRRSHSHCSRSTSSSRDRSRSSSGRSYSRGRSRRHSHHRYSRGSSRTSNKSRDRRSHSHYSRRCRRHSYSRDRSHSRRR; this is translated from the exons ATGTCTGCCACAATGACCACCATTGTCCATGACACTACAGAAGCAGTGTGTCTCTCTGCTGAGTACAACCTGTACCTCAAGCCCATTGCCAAAATGACCATCAGTGTGGCTCTGCCCCAGCTCAAGCTGCCAGGCAAGAGCATCTCCAACTGGGAGGTAATGGAGAGGGTGAAGGCCATGGTAGCTCCAGAGCAGTTTTCAGCTCTGCGAATCTCCAAGAGCACTATGGACTTCATCCGCTTTGAAGGCGAGGTGGAAAACAAGACAGTGGTTAAGAGCCTGCTGGGCCGTCTGGATGGGAAGAGCATCAAGCTTAGTGGATTTACTGATGTACTGAAG GTTCGTGCGGTAGAGAACAAAGTGGACTTCCCCACACGCCATGACTGGGACTCCTTCTTCCGCGACGCAAAGGACATGAATGAGACTCTACCGGGAGAGAGGCCTGACACCATCCACCTGGAGGGACTCCCTTGCCGCTGGTTCAGCCAGAAGGACAGCCCGTACCCAGACCGACCCTCTGAAGAGGTCCTCATTGCGGTCTTCCAGATATTTGGCAAG GTACGGAATGTTGACATCCCCATGCTGGACCCATACAGGGAGGAGATGCTGGACAAGAACTTCAACACATTCAGTTTCGGGGGTCACCTGAACTTTGAGGCTTATGTCCAGTACCAGGAGTACTGTGGCTTCACCAAGGCAATGGATACTCTGCGCAGCATGAAGCTTATGCTGAAAGGAGAAGATGGAAAGGCAGTGGCCTGCAACATTAAG GTGGCCTTCGACACCAGCAAGCACCTGAGTGAGTTTGCTCTGAAGAGGAGGAGCATGGAGAGGCTGAAGTTACAGGAGCTGGAGAGGCAGCGAGAGGAGCAGAAACGACgggagaaggaagaggaggagcggcgtaaggaggaggagag GAAACAGAAGGagcaagaagaggaggagaaggagaggcgGAAGGAGGAGAGGTTACGAAAGCGAGAGCAGAAACTGCGGGAgcgggaggagaggaggaaccTGAAGAGGGTGAGGcgacagcaggaggaggagcagaagaagCTGCAGATGAAGATCGccatggaggagaggaggctgcTGCTGGCTCAGCGCAACCTGGAGTCGATACGGCTCATTGCTGAGCTGCTGGCCAGGGCCAAG GCCCTgaagcaacagcagcaggagaaagAAAGGGCTGAACGGGAGGAACGGGAAAGGCAGGAGCAGGCCCGACAGAAGGAGGAACTTGCTCGtcttcagcagctggaggcctGCCGACgcaagcaggaggaggagctccggagggtggaggtggagaaggagCGAGCGTTGGAGCTCCAGCGCCGTGAGAAGGAGCTAAGGGAGAGACTGCTTTGCAATCTGTTGAAGAAGAGCAGTGGGAAAACCACGAGACCTCCAGGCACGCAGGACCAGGCTGGCCCTGAAACGAGTGATGGGGCCTCTGATCCTGGTGGCAATGTTGTCATGCTGGGCGTCCTGGGCCGGGTGTATGGAATGAAGGCAGCTGAGAGCAAAGAGAAGCAGGTGTCCAAATCCAGCATGCACTCCCAAGTTTTGGGCAAAAACAgagcaacagaggagagaaggggaggagaggacaggAAGAAAGAccgagagggaaggagggaagagGTGGTGAGGAGCGGGCACAGCAGGGAGCAAGCTGGGGGCCGCTCCCATAGAGAGAGGAGCTCCCACAGCCGGGGCAGGAGGAGGCGCTCCCACAGCtacagcaggaggagaaggagctCCAGCCACCGCAGGAGGAGCTCCAGTCGTCACAGGAGGAGCCTCAGCCGCCGGGGCAGCAGGAGGCGCAGCCACAGCCATTGCAGCAGGAGCACGAGCTCCAGCCGGGACAGGAGTCGGAGCAGCAGCGGAAGGAGTtacagcagagggaggagcCGCAGGCACAGTCACCATAGATACAGCAGGGGCAGCTCTAGGACCAGCAATAAGAGTAGAGACAGGAGGAGTCACAGCCATTATAGTCGAAGATGCAGGAGGCACAGCTACAGTAGAGACAGGAGCCACTCCAGACGACGGTAA
- the sowahca gene encoding ankyrin repeat domain-containing protein SOWAHC produces the protein MMMASRCTEQAVQEFLMERGGRVQQMELIDHFLSVSGQNEQPEEGVDREVLTRIVDNVGFVKVENGVKFVCLNSEGSTESVMRADTGGHDHAECNGNIQETLDNNYVNSTPDNRDQTAPSSPLAASLDNAKHSNGNGEPAAPSQNNKTNTATPTSGGGGEVKLRDRRRRESAPVIGIADLDQAHPAGSHSQQVRGARRISKGSQRAMLSSCLSEDSALEGLETLGDINTPKGSRRNFIELMMSSSPQVRRSLINRGSRLRDSVRSDGDSTSLLSSATDEDCASVTLDPLEHEWMLCASDGLWESLQPLLSVEPSLVAKRDFVTGFTCLHWAAKQGKAELLSQLLGFAKENTIPVNVNVRSSAGYTPLHLAAMHGHTQVVRVLLSDWEADPEARDYSGRRAIQYLSPPLAADLQEEGVVTSPGAESDNENTNGSSGGGRSWRFPRVLQGNLNPLRLLNPPAEAAEEGIVTGRTKGGMQRKSSLSRLNARLHRGRHRAQIIHSASFRDTGEVGRGEELPSSPLRTRPLSNLFG, from the exons ATGATGATGGCGTCCCGGTGCACGGAGCAAGCCGTGCAGGAGTTCCtgatggagagaggagggagggtcCAACAGATGGAGCTGATCGATCATTTCCTATCAGTGTCGGGCCAAAACGAGCAGCCGGAGGAAGGGGTGGATCGCGAGGTGCTCACACGCATCGTGGACAACGTGGGCTTCGTGAAGGTGGAGAACGGCGtgaaatttgtttgtttgaacagTGAAGGCAGCACGGAGTCGGTGATGCGTGCGGACACGGGCGGACACGATCACGCGGAGTGTAACGGGAATATCCAGGAGACACTGGACAACAACTATGTCAACAGCACCCCTGACAACAGAGACCAAACAG caccGTCCAGCCCACTGGCTGCCAGCCTGGACAATGCCAAACACTCAAATGGCAACGGGGAACCTGCAGCCCCCTCCCAGAATAATAAAACCAACACAGCGACTCCTACCTCtggtggaggaggggaggtgaAGCTGAGGGACAGGAGAAGGCGGGAGTCAGCCCCAGTCATTGGCATTGCAGATCTTGACCAGGCTCACCCCGCGGGGTCCCACAGCCAGCAGGTGAGAGGGGCACGCAGGATTTCCAAAGGGTCGCAGCGGGCCATGTTGAGCAGCTGCCTATCTGAGGACAGCGCCTTGGAAGGTCTGGAAACACTCGGAGATATCAACACACCCAAGGGAAGTCGCAGGAACTTCATAGAGCTGATGATGAGTAGCTCTCCTCAG GTTCGGAGGTCTTTGATCAACCGTGGTTCACGCCTCCGGGACTCAGTGAGGAGCGACGGAGATTCGACATCGCTTCTCTCCTCAGCCACCGACGAGGACTGCGCCTCAGTGACCCTTGACCCGCTGGAACACGAGTGGATGCTGTGCGCCTCAGACGGCCTGTGGGAAAGCCTGCAGCCCCTGCTCAGTGTCGAACCCAGCCTCGTGGCCAAGAGAGACTTTGTGACGGGCTTCACCTGCCTGCACTGGGCAGCAAAGCAGGGCAAAGCTGAGCTGCTCTCCCAGCTGCTGGGCTTCGCCAAGGAGAACACTATACCCGTGAATGTAAACGTGAGATCAAGTGCTGGATACACACCGCTACACCTGGCAGCcatgcatggacacacacag GTGGTCCGTGTGTTGCTGTCAGACTGGGAGGCAGACCCTGAGGCTCGAGACTACAGCGGGAGGCGAGCCATCCAGTACCTGTCCCCGCCGCTTGCTGCTGACCTGCAGGAGGAGGGCGTGGTCACCTCACCGGGAGCTGAGTCCGACAACGAAAACACCAACGGCAGCAGTGGCGGAGGGCGCAGCTGGCGATTTCCCAGAGTCCTCCAGGGCAATCTGAACCCACTGAGGCTCCTCAACCCACCCGCTGAGGCGGCAGAGGAGGGAATCGTGACCGGGAGGACAAAGGGGGGGATGCAGAGGAAGTCGTCTCTGAGCCGGCTGAATGCCCGGCTGCACCGAGGACGCCACCGGGCCCAGATCATCCACAGCGCCTCCTTCAGGGACACGGGGGAggtggggagaggagaggagctccCCAGCAGCCCTCTCCGAACCCGACCACTGTCCAACCTGTTTGGATGA